In Acidiferrobacteraceae bacterium, the genomic stretch GAATGGCCGTCGGCACGAACAGTTCCTTGCCATGTACGCGGTACTGGCCGATCAGCCGCTGCCCCTGGACCGAAGTCATCCAGCCGATGAAGGCCATGGCACCCTTGTAGTTCACGTCGGGATAGTGCGCCGGATTGACCGCCATAATGTGATAGGGGTTGAACAGCAGCTTGTCTCCCTGTACCAGCACCCGCAAGCCAAGCTTGTCCTTCAGCGCAAGCCAGGTCCCGCGATCAACCAGGGTGTAGCCCTGCATTTCGTCTGTCATGAGCAACACCTTCCCCATGCCCTGTCCTGCTGCGCGATACCACGAGCCGTGGGGCGTGATGCCAATGTCCTTCCAGAAGATCTTTTCTTTCTTGTTGGTTCCCGAGTCGTCGCCACGGGACACGAAGGTCGATTTGCTGCGGGCAATCTTCTGAAAGGCCGCTTTCGCGTCCATCATGCCGCGAATTCCCGCAGGATCGTTTTTTGGGCCGACGATAACGAAATCGTTGTACATGACATATCGTCGATTGACGCCATTGTCACCGGCCATGAATTTTTCCTCCGCGGGCGGGGCATGGACCAGCAGGACATCGGCATCACCGTCCTTGCCCATGCGCAGCGCCTTTCCGGTACCCACGGCAATGACGTGTACGTCGTACCCGGTATTCTTCTGGAACGTTGGGAGAAGGTAATCCAACAGGCCGGAATTCTGTGTACTGGTCGTGGTCGACAGGCGCAGGACCCTGGAATCTGCATGGGCGGCGCCCCAAACCAGCATCAGGGGAAACATGCACAATACAAGTAACAGTCGCAGCTTGTT encodes the following:
- a CDS encoding substrate-binding domain-containing protein — encoded protein: MNKLRLLLVLCMFPLMLVWGAAHADSRVLRLSTTTSTQNSGLLDYLLPTFQKNTGYDVHVIAVGTGKALRMGKDGDADVLLVHAPPAEEKFMAGDNGVNRRYVMYNDFVIVGPKNDPAGIRGMMDAKAAFQKIARSKSTFVSRGDDSGTNKKEKIFWKDIGITPHGSWYRAAGQGMGKVLLMTDEMQGYTLVDRGTWLALKDKLGLRVLVQGDKLLFNPYHIMAVNPAHYPDVNYKGAMAFIGWMTSVQGQRLIGQYRVHGKELFVPTAIPLKVAERTSH